The genomic region GGGGGTCGGCGCGGTCGTGAGCTGGTCGAGCAGGTCCTTCAGGTAGGTGGCGTCCTGGCCGACGAGCCCGCCGATCACGTACGCGGCCTTGCCCTTGAAGTCCTTGTTCGTCGAGGTCAGCTCTTTGTGCTTGGCCTCGAAGGACGCGTTGACCAGCGTCAACCACCCGGTGAGGTAGTCGAACGAGTTCTTCGTCCTGGTCAGCGACTTCGTGTCGACGCCGCCGGAGATCCACTCGGCGCCCTGGACCGAGAAGAGCGACGTGCCGAGCTTGTCGATCTCGTTGCTCACCGAGGTGCGGACGTCCTTCGGGTCCCGCTTCAGCGTGTAGAACCAGGTGCCGGCGTACTTGTAGTAGCCGAACGTCTCACCGGGGTCGGTGTCGGTCTTGCCGCCCGCGAAGTTGATCCACTCCGCACCCTTGACCAGGCCCCGCACGTCCACTTCGGCCTGGCCGGTCAGCGCCGCGAAGACCTGCTCGGTCTTCGCGGTCGACAGATCGCCGTAGCTGCCGCCCGATTCGGGCACGGTTCCTCCTCGATGCTTGCTGCGGACGCCCGACCCCAACCGGGCGGCGCTACGGTCCTACTTCTTCGGCGGACGACCGACCGTGTTGGTCTCGCCCAGGTATCCCTGGATGAACTCCTGGGCGGAGTAGTTCGCCAGGTCGTCGGTCTCGTCGAAGACGTCCCGGGCGCCGGTGAGCTTCACCGCGAAGTCCCCGTACTGCGCCTCGAGCTTCTTGTACTGGGCGTTGAAGCCGGTGGCCAGCGCCTTCACCTTGGTCGTCGCCGACTGGGCGAGGTCCCAGCCCGTCGAACCCGGCTTGAAGACGAGCGACTCGTCGAGCCGCGGCCCGTTCGTCGAATCGTGCATCAGGTCGCGAACGATCGCGTCGGAGTAGTCGTCGTAGTACTTGATGAGCTTGTCGTAGTCCCCGGCCTTGAACGCGAGCTGCTTGTCGTCAGCCACGTCGGGTCTCCTCTCGCACGCGCCGGTGACCGGGCAGGGGCCCGGTCACCCGCGTTTCGTGGAAGTCAGTTGAAGATGCGCGCCGCGGTCAGGTCGCCGTCGTCGTAGATGTCGGTGACCTGGTTGACGGTGGCCGCACCGACGTTCAGGTCGGTCGCCATCTCGGTGTAGTTGCCGTTCCAGGTCGCCTGCTGGTCCTGCCAGAGCGGCTTGGCCTTACCTTCGACCTCGGTGTCGACGGTGGCGAGAACCGCGTTCAGGTCGTCGAGCGCGTTCGACAGCGTCGTGAAGCGCGACTTGAGCGACTCGTACGCCTCACGCGCCGGGCCGTAGAGGACGTTGAACTCTGCCATGGGTCTGCCCCCTTCTCAGATGCTGTAGCCGCTGACCGGCACGCGGCCGGTGCTGGTGGCGTCGGCGTCGGTGCTCTCACCGGTGGACCGCACGCCGGTCACCTTCTCCTTCAGCTCTTCCAGCGCCCGGATGATGTTCTGGAAGTTGCTCGTCCAGTCCAGGAACCCGGTCTGCAGGTTCTGACCGGACGTCGACTGCAGGCCCTGGCGGACGATGTCCGCGTCGGCCTGCACGCCGTTGCTGGCCGCGGTGATCTTGCTGTACGCCGTCTGCTGGGCGTCGATGACCTTGGCCAGGTGGGCCGGGTCGAGCTTGAAGCTCGTTTCCGCCATCGTTCACTCCTTGGCTTTCGTAGGTGCGATGCCGTGACTTCTTGCGTGTCCGGACCGGCGACGCCGGTCGTCAGTCACCTCCGTCGGCGAGGGGACGCAGGACCGGCCCGGTCGGCAGCAGTGCCAACAGGGCAGGCGGCACACCGGTCGCCGCGGCCGGGTCGTAGCCCAGCGCGGTGACCGTGTCGGCGTCGGCCACCGGGTATTTGACGCCCGCCTCGGTGACCAGGAAGAACGCCGCTCCGAGCGAGGCACCGGTGGGGCTCGACCGCACCAGCGCGCCGCTGTTCGGCATCGCGCCGATCCGGTCGGCCACCCGGCCGTCCCGGGTGACGCCGGGCGCCTCCGGGACACCGCGGGCCTCGAACTGCGAGGTCTCGACGAGGAGCGCGGCCGAGCCGGTCGTCCCCGAGCCCAGCGCGATGCCGACGCACGGCAGCATCTCGCCGACCATCGCCGGCGGCTTGGGCGGGAACACCGTCGACTCGGCCGAGGCCGGGACCTTCTTCGCCCCGGTGAGCGCGGCCGTCGTGAGGATGCGCGCGGTCGGCGGCTCGTCCGGATAGGCGCCCCTGGTCGCCGGGTCGCCGAGCACGAGCGCGGCCTCGGTCGCCGTCAGCGGACGCAACCCGTCGCGGAACAGCTGGTAGAAGCGGTCGGCGCTGCCCGGGGTGTGGACGACGAACAGCTGCCCGACGATCGTCTGCTGGCCGTCCAGGTCCGGTCCCGGCTCACCCCGCCCCGGCATCGCGGCGGTGATCAGCGCCGGTCCCGCGGTCAACGTGTTGAGCAGCGACGAGCTGACGTCCACCGCGCTGGCGCTGTCGAACCCGAGCGCACCGGCCACCCACGGTGCGCCGAGCTCGTACCGGTGGTCCCGCCACAGCAGGTAGTCGGCGTTCCCGACCCGCACCAGCTCGCCCCGGTCGGCCGGCATCGGACGCACGTCCGAGCCGAGGTCGTTCCCGGCGCCGAGCCGCAGGGCCAGCACGTCGCCGGCCTCGCACACCATCCACACGTTCGCGTTCAGCCCGGACGGCGAGGGAAGCGCGTCCGGCGCGCCGACGATGCCGACCGGCAGACCGTGGACGTAGCCGGCCAGCGTCTTCTTCTTCACCGACTCGACCTGGTAGTCGGCGCCGAGCAGCAGGCGCGCCGAGGCCTCGTTGAGCACCGGCCGGAGCTCGCCGTCGACCAGCACGTACCGGGTGCCGGTCTCTTTCTCCAGCACCACCGCGCCGCCGGACCGCCACTTCTGGGCCTTGCCGGAGTTGGCCACGAACCCGAACGCCGCGAACCCCAGCGCGACCAGGACCGCGATCGCGATCCCGATCAGCAGCCCCACCGACGTGCGTCGCAGCGGCGGCTCGGCCGCGTCGGGCTCGGCCAGCACGAGGGCCGACACCAGCCGGTTCGACAGGAACCGGTGGGCCTGCACCTGGTCGCTGCGGGAGTGCATGGTCAACGGTCAGCCACCGAGCCCGCGGAGGTACGTGTAGACGCCGAGCAGGCCGAACGCGATCGGCACGACCGCGACGGCCAGGATCGTGTGCAGGATCTCGGCCGACCGGCCCCACTGCGGGGCGAACCGCCGTCCGGGCACCGTGATCGCCGCGGTGACGATCAGCGCCACGAGCACCACCGACGCCCCGGGCGCGATCAGCCGGCCGGTCTCGCCGCCGTCCACCGCGCCCGCCACCGCGAGCGCCAGCAGGCCGAACGAGCCGGCCAGCGCACCGGACAGCCGCTGCCGGGCGCTCCGCAGCACCCGGGCGTGCAGCAGCAACAGCAGCGACGCCACCGCGACCAGGGCCCACGGATACCAGCCGACGCCGTCCACCAGCATCGTCCCGAGCGCGGCCGCGCAGACCACGGCCAGCCCGGCGTAGAGCGCGGTCATGATCCGGTCGGCCCTGGCCGTCTTCTCGATCACCTCGCGGGCCGGCTCCGGGTCGAGACCCTCCTGGAACTCCTCGGTGGTCCGGGGCAGTTCGGGCATCTTCATGCCGGAGCTGCGGAACGCGATCCGTGGCACGAACGACCCCAGGATCAGCGCCAGCACCAGCGTCACGGTGGCGCCGCCGGCGGCGCCCGACGGCACCCCGATGGCCACCCCGGCGCCGATCGCGATCAGGGCCCCGGCGACCGCGGTCGAGACCAGCTCCGGGCCGGACACGCCACCGGCCGCGGCCGTCGTCAGCGCGCAGAGCGCCGCCAGCGTGGCCGCGGCCAGCGTCTGCGGTGCGCCGATCAGCGTGCCGTCGGCGATCGCCGGGAGCAGCAGCCCGGCCAGGGCCGCGTACGTCACCGCGGCGACGCCGAGCAGGCGGGCGGCCTGCTTGTCGCCCACCGCCCTGGCCGCCGCGGCCACGCCGCCCACCAGCACCAGCGCGGTGACGCCGGCCGCGACCGTGCGCCAGAGCTCGGCGCCCGGCAGCAGCAGCGCGAACGCCCCGACGGCCAGCGCGGGCAGGACGACCGCGAGCAGCATCCGCCGGGTGTGCTCCGGCCGCCACTGCTCGCTGCGGTCCCGGATGCCGACCGCGACGCCGTCCACCAGGTCGTCGAAGTCGACGGGCGCGAGCGCGTCGTCCCGGGGGCGGAGGCAGATGATGTCGCCGTCGCGCAGCCCGAGCGCGGCCGTGCCCAGGTCCTCGTCGAGCGGGTCCTCGCCGAGCCGTTGCAGCACCCAGCCGCCGTGGGCCAGGCCGCTGACGGCCAGGCTCGCGTCGAGGTGCCCCAGGACGGTCGGCAGCAGGTCGACGAGTGCGATGTGGACGGGTACCGCGAGCTCGATCTGGGTCGTCGGGCCGACGATCGTCAGCCTGCACATCTCGCCAGTGAGCGGACCGGCAGCGCCTGACATGGGTTCCACACGGACGAACGGCCGAAAAGGTTCACACGAATCCGTACGAGTTCCTGTGATCCTTTTGGGGCCGTCATCCGTGTGGGTGCGTCGGGTCGTGACGTCCCACCCGGAAGGACCGCCTGTGAGCACGACGCTCTACCGTCGGCAGCCCCGCCAGCAGCCACCGGAGATGCCCGCGGGTGAGCTGACGCTGCAAGAGCCCCCGGTGCTCCCGGAGAAGCAGCCGCGGAACATGGGCCGGATGGTCATGTTCCTGCCGATGACCCTCGGCTCGGTCGTGATGATGCTCGCCTACAGCGGACGCGGCGGCAACCCGATCATGTACGCCGCGATGGGCCTGATGGGCGTCGGCATGGTGCTCATGATGATGATGCAGGGCCAGGGCAGCGGGGACCAGAAGGCCAAGCTCCGCGGCGACCGCCGCGACTACCTGCGCTACCTGGGCCAGACGCGGGTGAAGGTGCGCGAGCACGCGCTGGCCCAGCGGGCCGCGCTGGCCTGGAACCACCCGGACCCGGCGTCGCTCTGGTCGGTGACGATGAGCGGCCGGCTGTGGGAGCGCCGGCCCGCGCACCAGGACTTCGCCGAGGTGCGGTTCGGCGTCGGGCCGCAGAAGCTCGCGGTGACGATCACGCCGATGCAGACGAAGCCGGTCGAGGACCTGGAGCCGCTCTCGGCCCGCGCGCTGCGCCGCTTCATCCGGGCCTACACGACGATCAACGACCAGCCGGTCGCGCTGTCGCTGCGCGGGTTCGCCCAGGTGCTCCTGCGCGGCGACGAGACCACGGCCCGGGGCCTGACCAGGGCGCTGCTCGCCCAGATGGCGACGTTCCACTCCCCCGACGAGCTCCGCATCGCGGTCTGCACGACGTCGATGGACGCCTGGGACTGGATCAAGTGGCTGCCGCACTCGCAGGACCCGGCCGTCCAGGACGCGGCCGGCTCGATCCGACTGGTCGCCGACGACCCGGACGTGCTGATCAGCCGGCTCGGCGAGGAGTTCGGCGCCCGGGCCCGGTACGAGTCCGGCGCGATGCCCACCCGGGACGAGCCGTACGTCGTGATCGTGCTCGACGGGGTCGTGGTGCCGCGCGAGTCCCGGCTGGCCGGCGCCGGCTTCCAGAACGCGGTGGTGCTCGACGTCTCCGGCGCGCTGCCGATCGGGCCGGGCCGGACGACGCTGCGGCTGGACGTCACGCCGACCCGGGTGCAGGCGGTGCGGTTCGACCGGGTCGGCACCGAGATCCGCCAGGAACTGGGCGACCCCGACACGCTCGCGATTCCCAAGGCGTCCGCGCTGGCCCGGCTGATGGCGCCCTACCGGCTGGGCGTGACGACCGAGATCGTCGAGCCGATGGTCACGAACTTCGACCTCGGCACGCTGCTCAACGTCCCCGACGTCGGCACGTTCGAGGCTCGTCGCACGTGGCTGACCGGGCTCAGCCCGGACCGCCTACGGGTGCCGATCGGCATCGCCGAGGACGGCCGCCGGATCGAGCTGGACATCAAGGAGTCGGCGCAGGGCGGCATGGGCCCGCACGGGCTGCTCATCGGCGCGACCGGTTCCGGCAAGTCCGAGCTGCTCCGGACGCTGGTGCTGGCGCTGGCGATGACCCACTCGTCGGAGATCCTCAACCTGGTGCTCGTCGACTTCAAGGGCGGCGCCACGTTCCTCGGCCTCGACCAGCTGCCGCACACGTCGGCCGTCATCACGAACCTGGCCGACGAGGCCTCGCTGGTCACCCGTATGCAGGACGCCCTGCAGGGCGAGATGACCCGCCGCCAGGAGCTGCTGCGCCGGGCCGGCAACTACAGCTCGCTGCTCGACTACGAGCGGGCGCGTCTGTCCGGCGTCCCGCTGGACCCGCTGCCCTCGTTGTTCGTCGTCGTCGACGAGTTCAGCGAGCTGCTCGCCACCCACCCCGACTTCGCCGAGCTGTTCATCATGATCGGCCGGCTCGGCCGCTCGCTCGGCGTCCACCTGCTCCTGGCGTCCCAGCGTCTCGACGAGGGCCGGATGCACCGCCTGGAGAGCCACCTCTCCTACCGGATCGGCCTGCGGACGTTCTCCGCGATGGAATCGCGCTCGGTCATCGGTGTCCCCGACGCCTACGAGTTGCCCACCGCCCCGGGCAACGGGTATCTGCGGGCCGACGTCACGTCGCTGATCCGGTTCAAGGCGGCGTACGTGTCCGGCGCGTACCGGCCGCGCACGATCGAGCAGCAGCAGGAGGAGATCAGCCGGCAGGTCGTGGCCTACCAGGCCGCACCGGCCGAGATCACCCAGGTGCCCAAGGAGACCGAGCCGACCGCGATCGTCCCGGCCGACGACCACACCGACAGCATCCTGAAGGTCGCGGTCTCCCGGCTGATCGGCCAGGGGCCGCCCGCGCACCGGGTCTGGCTGCCCCCGCTGGAGGCACCGGCCACTCTGGACCAGATCCTGCCCGCACTGATGCCCGACGACCACTTCGGCCTCACCCCGGCCGACTGGCCCGGACGGGGCCGGCTGGTCGTGCCGGTGGGGATCGTCGACAAGCCGTTCGACCAGCTGCGCGATCTGTTGATGGTGGACCTGTCCGGCCCCGGTGGCCACGTCGGCATCGGCGGCGGGACCCAGTCGGGCAAGAGCACGCTGCTGCGGACGCTGATCTGCGCGCTCGCGCTCACCCACACCCCGCGCGAGGTGCAGTTCTACTGCCTCGACTTCGGCGGCGGCTCGCTGACGACGCTGGCCGAGCTGCCGCACGTCGGCGGTGTCTCGGGCCGGATGGACCCGGAGCGGGTCAGCCGGACGATCGCCGAGGTCAAGACGATCCAGCAGGAGCGCGAGGAGAAGTTCGCGCTGCACGGCATCGAGGGCATGCCCGACTACCGGCGCCGCCGCGCCCAGGGCGAGTTCGCCGACGACCCGTTCGGCGACGTGTTCCTGGTCGTCGACGGGTGGGGGCTGCTGCGCCAGGACTTCGAGGAGATCGACCCGCAGATCCGCCAGATCGCCGCCCGGGGCCTGGCCTACGGCGTGCACGTGATCATCGCCGCGAACCGCTGGTCGGAGATCTACAGCGGCCTGCGCGACCAGCTCGGCACGAAGCTCGAGCTGAAGCTGGGCGACGCGATCGACTCGATGATCGACATGCGGGCGGCCAAGACCGTTCCGCAGATCCCCGGCCGCGGCCTCACCAAGGACCGGCTGCACTACCTGGCCGCGGTCCCCCGGATCGACGGCTACAGCACGGTCGACGGCCTCGCCGACGCCACCCGGATGCTGGCCTTCGACGTCGCCGACAGCTGGGACGGCCCGCCCGCCCCGCCGGTCCGGATGCTGCCGGCCGTCGTCGAGGTGCGCGAGATGCCCGCGGCCACGCCGGGCAGGAACGGGTCGCTGCGGATCCCGCTCGGGCTCGGCGAGACCGATCTCCAGCCGGTCTGGCACGACTTCGGCGAGCTCCCGCACCTGACGATCC from Cryptosporangium phraense harbors:
- a CDS encoding WXG100 family type VII secretion target, which codes for MAEFNVLYGPAREAYESLKSRFTTLSNALDDLNAVLATVDTEVEGKAKPLWQDQQATWNGNYTEMATDLNVGAATVNQVTDIYDDGDLTAARIFN
- a CDS encoding WXG100 family type VII secretion target; this translates as MAETSFKLDPAHLAKVIDAQQTAYSKITAASNGVQADADIVRQGLQSTSGQNLQTGFLDWTSNFQNIIRALEELKEKVTGVRSTGESTDADATSTGRVPVSGYSI
- the eccB gene encoding type VII secretion protein EccB codes for the protein MHSRSDQVQAHRFLSNRLVSALVLAEPDAAEPPLRRTSVGLLIGIAIAVLVALGFAAFGFVANSGKAQKWRSGGAVVLEKETGTRYVLVDGELRPVLNEASARLLLGADYQVESVKKKTLAGYVHGLPVGIVGAPDALPSPSGLNANVWMVCEAGDVLALRLGAGNDLGSDVRPMPADRGELVRVGNADYLLWRDHRYELGAPWVAGALGFDSASAVDVSSSLLNTLTAGPALITAAMPGRGEPGPDLDGQQTIVGQLFVVHTPGSADRFYQLFRDGLRPLTATEAALVLGDPATRGAYPDEPPTARILTTAALTGAKKVPASAESTVFPPKPPAMVGEMLPCVGIALGSGTTGSAALLVETSQFEARGVPEAPGVTRDGRVADRIGAMPNSGALVRSSPTGASLGAAFFLVTEAGVKYPVADADTVTALGYDPAAATGVPPALLALLPTGPVLRPLADGGD
- the eccD gene encoding type VII secretion integral membrane protein EccD, which gives rise to MCRLTIVGPTTQIELAVPVHIALVDLLPTVLGHLDASLAVSGLAHGGWVLQRLGEDPLDEDLGTAALGLRDGDIICLRPRDDALAPVDFDDLVDGVAVGIRDRSEQWRPEHTRRMLLAVVLPALAVGAFALLLPGAELWRTVAAGVTALVLVGGVAAAARAVGDKQAARLLGVAAVTYAALAGLLLPAIADGTLIGAPQTLAAATLAALCALTTAAAGGVSGPELVSTAVAGALIAIGAGVAIGVPSGAAGGATVTLVLALILGSFVPRIAFRSSGMKMPELPRTTEEFQEGLDPEPAREVIEKTARADRIMTALYAGLAVVCAAALGTMLVDGVGWYPWALVAVASLLLLLHARVLRSARQRLSGALAGSFGLLALAVAGAVDGGETGRLIAPGASVVLVALIVTAAITVPGRRFAPQWGRSAEILHTILAVAVVPIAFGLLGVYTYLRGLGG
- the eccCa gene encoding type VII secretion protein EccCa, with product MSTTLYRRQPRQQPPEMPAGELTLQEPPVLPEKQPRNMGRMVMFLPMTLGSVVMMLAYSGRGGNPIMYAAMGLMGVGMVLMMMMQGQGSGDQKAKLRGDRRDYLRYLGQTRVKVREHALAQRAALAWNHPDPASLWSVTMSGRLWERRPAHQDFAEVRFGVGPQKLAVTITPMQTKPVEDLEPLSARALRRFIRAYTTINDQPVALSLRGFAQVLLRGDETTARGLTRALLAQMATFHSPDELRIAVCTTSMDAWDWIKWLPHSQDPAVQDAAGSIRLVADDPDVLISRLGEEFGARARYESGAMPTRDEPYVVIVLDGVVVPRESRLAGAGFQNAVVLDVSGALPIGPGRTTLRLDVTPTRVQAVRFDRVGTEIRQELGDPDTLAIPKASALARLMAPYRLGVTTEIVEPMVTNFDLGTLLNVPDVGTFEARRTWLTGLSPDRLRVPIGIAEDGRRIELDIKESAQGGMGPHGLLIGATGSGKSELLRTLVLALAMTHSSEILNLVLVDFKGGATFLGLDQLPHTSAVITNLADEASLVTRMQDALQGEMTRRQELLRRAGNYSSLLDYERARLSGVPLDPLPSLFVVVDEFSELLATHPDFAELFIMIGRLGRSLGVHLLLASQRLDEGRMHRLESHLSYRIGLRTFSAMESRSVIGVPDAYELPTAPGNGYLRADVTSLIRFKAAYVSGAYRPRTIEQQQEEISRQVVAYQAAPAEITQVPKETEPTAIVPADDHTDSILKVAVSRLIGQGPPAHRVWLPPLEAPATLDQILPALMPDDHFGLTPADWPGRGRLVVPVGIVDKPFDQLRDLLMVDLSGPGGHVGIGGGTQSGKSTLLRTLICALALTHTPREVQFYCLDFGGGSLTTLAELPHVGGVSGRMDPERVSRTIAEVKTIQQEREEKFALHGIEGMPDYRRRRAQGEFADDPFGDVFLVVDGWGLLRQDFEEIDPQIRQIAARGLAYGVHVIIAANRWSEIYSGLRDQLGTKLELKLGDAIDSMIDMRAAKTVPQIPGRGLTKDRLHYLAAVPRIDGYSTVDGLADATRMLAFDVADSWDGPPAPPVRMLPAVVEVREMPAATPGRNGSLRIPLGLGETDLQPVWHDFGELPHLTILGDTESGKTNALRLIARALIENYTPAEARVLVLDSRRGLFDSIPAEYRVGYAVSAAAAAEEGARAAATVRPRVPGSEITPERLRRRDWWTGADLWVLADDYDLLSSGSSGPLQSLVDLLPQAADIGLHVVLARAAAGSSRLSIDPVVRRLQEANTPDLALSCPPTELPLLNGSRPRQLPPGRALLVNRRGGTLLQTAMVPVSEPLVAV